In one Brassica oleracea var. oleracea cultivar TO1000 chromosome C9, BOL, whole genome shotgun sequence genomic region, the following are encoded:
- the LOC106314707 gene encoding uncharacterized protein LOC106314707, producing the protein MDLPELPPRMFTLREELAAIRSISYHSDDMKLFKALCDCLTADEYEDLKASKLGVFIKFKKLEFGWTSRLVHFMLCFHLDIKKKFELWSLVASQPARFSLIEFEHLTGLNCDYIKDLENPRVAFKVLMDSLKAKDLTQTGYTVHGFIQVVQVWAYYAMPELGANYGSAVPNRPSPLLLAYKGGKGQRKCFKAAIKKQNNVNNFIRKDLDEMFPKWDEDVDDPAADNIIKVMFNDPGWKWTMDCWQVTGTHKVVNMEVSPGKNEVSPVKTEKNCNEVRECCEGRK; encoded by the exons ATGGATTTGCCAGAACTCCCACCGAGGATGTTTACATTAAGAGAAGAGCTCGCTGCAATCAGGAGCATTTCGTATCATTCTGATGACATGAAGTTGTTTAAAGCTCTATGTGATTGTCTCACAGCTGACGAATATGAGGATCTGAAGGCGTCGAAGTTGGGAGTGTTCATCAAATTCAAGAAGCTTGAGTTTGGTTGGACTTCAAGGCTGGTACATTTTATGCTCTGTTTCCATCTGGACATTAAGAAGAAGTTTGAGCTCTGGAGTCTTGTCGCTTCACAACCTGCGAGGTTTTCACTGATAGAGTTTGAACACCTCACTGGGCTGAACTGCGATTACATCAAGGACCTGGAAAATCCAAG AGTGGCGTTTAAGGTGCTGATGGATTCTCTGAAGGCAAAAGACTTGACGCAAACAGGTTACACTGTTCATGGTTTCATACAAGTCGTCCAAGTGTGGGCGTACTATGCTATGCCAGAATTGGGTGCTAATTATGGGTCTGCCGTACCAAATAGACCGTCTCCACTGTTGCTGGCTTACAAGGGTGGCAAAGGACAACGCAAATGTTTTAAGGCTGCTATCAAAAAACAG AATAACGTGAACAACTTCATTCGGAAGGACCTTGATGAAATGTTTCCAAAATGGGACGAAGACGTAGATGACCCTGCTGCGGATAACATAATTAAAGTCATGTTTAATGATCCTGGATGGAAGTGGACCATGGACTGCTGGCAAGTCACCGGTACTCACAAGGTTGTTAATATGGAAGTGAGTCCAGGGAAGAATGAAGTGAGTCCAGTGAAGACGGAAAAAAACTGCAATGAAGTCAGAGAGTGTTGTGAAGGAAGAAAGTAG